A single region of the Ziziphus jujuba cultivar Dongzao chromosome 10, ASM3175591v1 genome encodes:
- the LOC107411493 gene encoding zinc transporter 6, chloroplastic isoform X1 gives MASCVTDTARSLACRDGHAASQLKFVSIFVIFFTSIIGIASPVLLARFFQGRPAYEKAILVIKCFAAGVILSTSLVHVLPDAFQALSDCQVATRHPWKDFPFAGLVTLVGALTALLVDVTASSHVESHGHGHGQYKPVGTQEEMVAKKSGPLEIAKLEGGGNHHHHEAAEIASTAEELMKLKQRLVSQVLEIGIIFHSVIIGVTLGMSQNQCTIRPLVAALAFHQIFEGMGLGGCIAQAGFGLGTTAYMCFMFAVTTPMGIIMGMILFSVTGYDDSSPNALIMEGLLGSFSSGILIYMALVDLIAPDFFHNKMMTSISWMKKSCFIALVLGSTSMSILALWA, from the exons ATGGCTTCCTGCGTGACCGACACGGCTCGAAGCTTAGCCTGCAGAGATGGCCACGCGGCTTCTCAGCTGAAGTTCGTCTCCATCTTCGTCATATTCTTCACGAGCATCATCGGAATAGCTTCTCCAGTACTCCTCGCTCGTTTTTTCCAAGGCAGACCCGCTTACGAGAAAGCAATCCTCGTCATCAAGTGCTTCGCCGCAGGAGTTATCCTTTCCACCTCTCTCGTCCACGTCCTCCCCGACGCCTTCCAAGCTCTCTCCGACTGCCAGGTCGCCACGCGCCACCCCTGGAAGGATTTCCCCTTCGCCGGATTGGTCACCTTGGTTGGAGCCCTAACTGCTCTCCTCGTCGACGTTACCGCCAGCTCGCACGTCGAGAGCCACGGCCACGGCCATGGACAGTACAAACCGGTGGGGACTCAGGAGGAGATGGTGGCGAAGAAATCGGGGCCGCTGGAGATTGCGAAATTGGAGGGCGGTGGGAATCATCATCACCACGAGGCGGCGGAGATTGCAAGCACGGCGGAGGAGTTGATGAAATTGAAGCAGAGACTGGTATCGCAGGTGTTGGAAATTGGGATAATATTCCACTCGGTGATAATTGGGGTGACGTTGGGGATGTCTCAGAACCAGTGCACCATTAGGCCTTTGGTCGCTGCTCTCGCTTTTCACCAGATTTTTGAAGGCATGGGTCTCGGTGGCTGCATTGCTCAG GCTGGATTTGGGTTAGGAACAACAGCATATATGTGCTTCATGTTTGCAGTCACAACACCAATGGGAATAATAATGGGGATGATCTTATTCTCCGTGACAGGGTACGATGACAGCAGCCCAAATGCATTGATAATGGAGGGTTTATTGGGTTCGTTTTCTTCGGGTATACTAATATACATGGCTCTTGTGGATCTTATCGCTCCTGATTTCTTCCATAACAAAATGATGACTTCCATTTCTTGGATGAAAAAGTCTTGTTTCATCGCTCTTGTTCTTGGCTCTACATCTATGTCTATCTTAGCCCTTTGggcttaa
- the LOC107411493 gene encoding zinc transporter 6, chloroplastic isoform X2, which yields MASCVTDTARSLACRDGHAASQLKFVSIFVIFFTSIIGIASPVLLARFFQGRPAYEKAILVIKCFAAGVILSTSLVHVLPDAFQALSDCQVATRHPWKDFPFAGLVTLVGALTALLVDVTASSHVESHGHGHGQYKPVGTQEEMVAKKSGPLEIAKLEGGGNHHHHEAAEIASTAEELMKLKQRLVSQVLEIGIIFHSVIIGVTLGMSQNQCTIRPLVAALAFHQIFEGMGLGGCIAQGQCLLSTKFFALHSESYYEFQ from the exons ATGGCTTCCTGCGTGACCGACACGGCTCGAAGCTTAGCCTGCAGAGATGGCCACGCGGCTTCTCAGCTGAAGTTCGTCTCCATCTTCGTCATATTCTTCACGAGCATCATCGGAATAGCTTCTCCAGTACTCCTCGCTCGTTTTTTCCAAGGCAGACCCGCTTACGAGAAAGCAATCCTCGTCATCAAGTGCTTCGCCGCAGGAGTTATCCTTTCCACCTCTCTCGTCCACGTCCTCCCCGACGCCTTCCAAGCTCTCTCCGACTGCCAGGTCGCCACGCGCCACCCCTGGAAGGATTTCCCCTTCGCCGGATTGGTCACCTTGGTTGGAGCCCTAACTGCTCTCCTCGTCGACGTTACCGCCAGCTCGCACGTCGAGAGCCACGGCCACGGCCATGGACAGTACAAACCGGTGGGGACTCAGGAGGAGATGGTGGCGAAGAAATCGGGGCCGCTGGAGATTGCGAAATTGGAGGGCGGTGGGAATCATCATCACCACGAGGCGGCGGAGATTGCAAGCACGGCGGAGGAGTTGATGAAATTGAAGCAGAGACTGGTATCGCAGGTGTTGGAAATTGGGATAATATTCCACTCGGTGATAATTGGGGTGACGTTGGGGATGTCTCAGAACCAGTGCACCATTAGGCCTTTGGTCGCTGCTCTCGCTTTTCACCAGATTTTTGAAGGCATGGGTCTCGGTGGCTGCATTGCTCAG GGTCAGTGTCTACTGTCTACCAAGTTTTTTGCACTGCACTCTGAAAGTTACTACGAATTCCAATAA